One Streptomyces lincolnensis genomic region harbors:
- a CDS encoding 3' terminal RNA ribose 2'-O-methyltransferase Hen1 codes for MFLSISTTGTPDRPATDLGYLLHKHPEKAQAFSTSYGTAHVLYPEADDHRCTAALLLEVDAVALVRRGKGKGRGGAPDAALAQYVNDRPYAASSLLAVALSAVFSSAMRGVCAARPELPEQVRPLRVEVPALPARGGPELVRRLFEPLGWAVTAEPVALDARFPEWGDSRYVRLELESTRLTVAEALRHLYVLLPVLDDAKHYWVASDEVDKLLRAGEGWLPEHPEQKLITSRYLSRRWSLTRQANEALELVRLAEADDSEVEEIDNAVEAETETEERPTPLAVQRRDAIVAALEESGAARVLDLGCGQGQLVQALLKDPKYTEIVGTDVSMRALTIASRRLKLDRVGERQASRVKLFQSSLAYTDNRLKGYDAAVLSEVVEHVDLPRLPALEYAVFGAARPRTVLVTTPNVEYNVRWETLPAGHARHGDHRFEWTREEFRAWAGTVAERHGYAVEFAPVGPDDPEVGPPTQMAVFTRTTTHEKEAKAA; via the coding sequence GTGTTCCTCAGCATCAGTACCACCGGTACCCCCGACCGCCCCGCCACCGACCTCGGCTACCTGCTGCACAAGCATCCCGAGAAGGCGCAGGCGTTCTCCACGTCCTACGGGACGGCGCACGTCCTCTACCCCGAGGCGGACGATCATCGGTGCACGGCGGCGCTGTTGCTGGAGGTCGACGCGGTGGCGTTGGTCCGGCGTGGGAAGGGCAAGGGCCGCGGTGGCGCTCCCGACGCGGCGCTCGCGCAGTACGTCAACGACCGCCCGTACGCGGCCTCCTCACTGCTCGCCGTGGCGCTGAGCGCCGTCTTCTCCAGCGCGATGCGCGGTGTGTGCGCCGCCAGGCCGGAACTGCCCGAGCAGGTAAGGCCGTTGCGCGTGGAGGTACCCGCGCTGCCCGCCCGCGGCGGCCCGGAGCTCGTACGCCGTCTGTTCGAGCCGCTGGGCTGGGCGGTGACCGCCGAGCCCGTCGCACTGGACGCGCGGTTCCCCGAGTGGGGCGACTCGCGCTACGTCCGGCTCGAACTGGAGTCCACGCGGCTCACCGTCGCCGAGGCGCTGCGCCATCTGTACGTCCTGCTCCCGGTCCTCGACGACGCCAAGCACTACTGGGTGGCCTCCGACGAGGTCGACAAGCTGCTCCGGGCCGGTGAGGGCTGGCTGCCCGAGCACCCGGAGCAGAAGCTGATCACCAGCCGCTACCTCTCCCGCCGCTGGTCGCTGACCCGGCAGGCGAACGAGGCCCTGGAACTGGTGCGGCTGGCCGAGGCCGACGACAGCGAGGTCGAGGAGATCGACAACGCGGTCGAGGCGGAGACCGAGACCGAGGAGAGGCCGACACCGCTCGCCGTGCAGCGCCGGGACGCGATCGTCGCCGCGCTGGAGGAGTCCGGCGCCGCCCGCGTCCTCGACCTGGGCTGCGGACAGGGCCAGCTGGTGCAGGCGCTGCTCAAGGACCCGAAGTACACCGAGATCGTCGGCACCGACGTGTCGATGCGCGCGCTCACCATCGCCTCCCGGCGGCTGAAGCTGGACCGCGTGGGGGAGCGGCAGGCCTCGCGCGTGAAGCTCTTCCAGAGCTCGCTGGCGTACACCGACAACCGGCTCAAGGGGTACGACGCCGCCGTGCTCAGCGAGGTCGTCGAGCACGTCGACCTGCCGCGGCTGCCCGCCCTGGAGTACGCGGTGTTCGGCGCGGCCCGCCCCCGCACGGTGCTCGTGACCACCCCGAACGTCGAGTACAACGTCCGCTGGGAGACCCTCCCGGCCGGCCACGCCCGGCACGGCGACCACCGCTTCGAGTGGACCCGCGAGGAGTTCCGCGCCTGGGCCGGCACGGTGGCCGAACGGCACGGCTACGCCGTGGAGTTCGCCCCCGTCGGCCCCGACGACCCGGAGGTGGGGCCGCCCACCCAGATGGCCGTGTTCACCCGGACGACCACACACGAGAAGGAGGCGAAGGCGGCATGA
- a CDS encoding polynucleotide kinase-phosphatase — MTETRHKGRVLPVTDLSLVVLVGASGSGKSTFARRHFKPTEIISSDFCRGLVSDDENDQSATKDAFDVLHYIAGKRLAAGRRTVVDATSVQSDARRQLIDLARQHDVLPIAVVLDVPEEVCAERNATRTDRADMPRRVIQRHIRELRRSVRHLEREGFRKVHILRGVEDVEHATVVTEKRFNDLTHLTGPFDIIGDIHGCASELEALLGKLGYLDGVHPQGRTAVFVGDLVDRGPDSPGVLRRVMSMVRSGNALCVPGNHENKYGRHLRGRKVQHTHGLAETIEQMEGQSEEFLAEVREFIDGLVSHYVLDGGRLVVCHAGLPEKYHGRTSGRVRSHALYGDTTGETDEFGLPVRYPWAEDYRGRAAVVYGHTPVPEATWLNNTICLDTGAVFGGKLTALRYPERELVDVPAERVWYEPVKPLRSEAPGGHDGRPLDLADVHGRRVVETRHQGRIAVREENAAAALEVMSRFAVDPRLLPYLPPTMAPTATSHIDGYLEHPAEAFKQYQQDGVARVVCEEKHMGSRAVALVCRDAEAARKHFGVDGPTGSLYTRTGRPFFDDASVTEEILGRLRTAVDEAGLWTELATDWLLLDAELMPWSLKAVGLLRSQYAAVGAASGAVFPGALSALEGAAARGVDVTDLLARQRERADAASAFTDAYRRYCWTTDGLDGVRLAPFQILAVQGRSLAGLPHDEQLALLDRLVEHDPTGLLQTTRRLYVDTGDPESVRAGVDWWLEMTGRGGEGMVVKPLGAVVHNEQGRLVQPGIKCRGREYLRIIYGPEYTRPENLARLRGRFLNHKRSLAIREYALGLEALDRLAEGEPLWRVHEAVFGVLALESEPVDPRL, encoded by the coding sequence ATGACCGAGACTCGGCACAAGGGGCGCGTCCTGCCCGTCACCGACCTCTCCCTGGTCGTTCTCGTCGGTGCTTCCGGCTCGGGCAAGTCCACCTTCGCCCGCAGGCACTTCAAGCCCACCGAGATCATCTCCTCCGACTTCTGCCGCGGCCTCGTCTCCGACGACGAGAACGACCAGAGCGCGACGAAGGACGCCTTCGACGTGCTCCACTACATCGCCGGCAAGCGCCTGGCCGCAGGCCGCCGCACCGTCGTCGACGCCACCAGCGTGCAGTCCGACGCCCGCCGGCAGCTGATCGACCTGGCCCGGCAGCACGACGTGCTGCCCATCGCCGTCGTCCTCGACGTGCCCGAGGAGGTGTGCGCCGAGCGCAACGCCACCCGCACCGACCGGGCCGACATGCCGCGCCGGGTCATCCAGCGCCACATCCGCGAACTCCGCCGCTCCGTGCGCCACCTGGAGCGCGAGGGCTTCCGCAAGGTGCACATCCTGCGCGGGGTGGAGGACGTCGAGCACGCCACCGTCGTCACCGAGAAGCGCTTCAACGACCTCACCCACCTCACCGGCCCGTTCGACATCATCGGCGACATCCACGGCTGCGCGAGCGAACTGGAAGCGCTGCTGGGCAAGTTGGGCTACCTCGACGGCGTCCACCCGCAGGGCCGCACCGCCGTCTTCGTCGGCGACCTCGTCGACCGCGGCCCCGACAGCCCCGGCGTGCTGCGCCGCGTGATGTCGATGGTCAGGTCGGGCAACGCCCTGTGCGTGCCCGGCAACCACGAGAACAAGTACGGCCGTCATCTGCGCGGCCGCAAGGTCCAGCACACCCACGGCCTGGCCGAGACCATCGAGCAGATGGAGGGGCAGAGCGAGGAGTTCCTCGCCGAGGTGCGCGAGTTCATCGACGGACTCGTCAGCCACTACGTCCTCGACGGCGGCCGCCTGGTCGTCTGCCACGCCGGTCTGCCGGAGAAGTACCACGGCCGCACCTCCGGCCGGGTCCGCTCGCACGCGCTGTACGGCGACACCACCGGTGAGACCGACGAGTTCGGGCTGCCGGTGCGCTACCCGTGGGCCGAGGACTACCGCGGCCGGGCCGCCGTGGTCTACGGCCACACCCCGGTCCCGGAGGCCACCTGGCTCAACAACACCATCTGCCTGGACACCGGCGCCGTCTTCGGCGGCAAGCTGACCGCGCTGCGCTACCCGGAGCGGGAACTGGTCGACGTACCGGCGGAGCGGGTCTGGTACGAGCCGGTGAAGCCGCTGCGCTCCGAGGCGCCCGGCGGTCACGACGGACGGCCGCTCGACCTCGCCGACGTGCACGGCCGCCGGGTCGTGGAGACCCGCCACCAGGGCCGGATCGCGGTCCGCGAGGAGAACGCGGCGGCGGCCCTGGAGGTCATGAGCCGTTTCGCGGTGGACCCGCGGCTGCTGCCGTACCTGCCGCCGACCATGGCGCCGACGGCCACCAGCCACATCGACGGCTACTTGGAGCACCCGGCCGAAGCTTTCAAGCAGTACCAGCAGGACGGTGTCGCGCGGGTCGTGTGCGAGGAGAAGCACATGGGCTCGCGGGCGGTCGCGCTGGTGTGCCGGGACGCGGAGGCGGCCCGCAAGCACTTCGGCGTGGACGGCCCGACCGGATCCCTGTACACCCGCACCGGCCGCCCGTTCTTCGACGACGCGTCGGTGACGGAGGAGATCCTCGGCCGCCTCAGGACGGCGGTCGACGAGGCCGGCCTCTGGACCGAACTCGCCACCGACTGGCTCCTGCTGGACGCCGAGCTGATGCCGTGGTCGCTCAAGGCCGTCGGCCTGCTGCGCAGCCAGTACGCGGCTGTCGGCGCCGCCTCGGGCGCGGTGTTCCCGGGGGCCCTGTCCGCCCTGGAGGGCGCGGCGGCGCGCGGGGTCGACGTCACGGACCTGCTGGCCCGCCAGCGCGAACGGGCCGACGCGGCCTCGGCGTTCACCGACGCCTACCGCCGCTACTGCTGGACCACGGACGGCCTGGACGGCGTCCGCCTGGCCCCCTTCCAGATCCTCGCCGTCCAGGGCCGCAGCCTCGCGGGACTGCCCCACGACGAACAACTCGCCCTGCTCGACCGGCTCGTGGAGCACGACCCCACCGGCCTGCTCCAGACCACCCGGCGCCTGTACGTCGACACCGGTGACCCGGAGTCGGTGCGGGCCGGCGTCGACTGGTGGCTGGAGATGACCGGCCGCGGCGGCGAGGGCATGGTCGTCAAGCCGCTCGGGGCCGTCGTACACAACGAGCAGGGACGCCTGGTGCAGCCCGGCATCAAGTGCCGCGGACGCGAGTACCTGCGGATCATCTACGGCCCGGAGTACACGCGCCCGGAGAACCTCGCACGCCTGCGCGGACGGTTCCTGAACCACAAGCGCTCGCTCGCGATCCGCGAGTACGCGCTCGGCCTGGAGGCACTCGACCGGCTGGCCGAGGGCGAACCGCTGTGGCGGGTGCACGAGGCGGTCTTCGGCGTGCTGGCACTGGAGTCGGAGCCGGTGGACCCACGGCTGTGA
- a CDS encoding ATP-binding cassette domain-containing protein has protein sequence MTDTGARARGDTGPRGDIGSRGTFGRLGVVLRGSAGAYWTLTGLWVLLRAGTLAVGLLFQRLFDEIGAGGGVWPLIAWVAAIEGARMCLQFGVMINRLEPHVQYATTARLRRRLLGSALRGRGAAARTAPGESLRVVGEDVDETGFFVAWAPTNLAHWLFVVAAVTVMMRIDALVTTALLVLLVLITLVTAAVHGRFLRHRRATRAASAEVAGALREAFGAVKAVQAAGAEDHVAAHIARLNTARAGAAVREELFAGVQRTVIGNAAPLGIGVVLLLTAGRAHEGTFSVGDLALFTFYLQILAEALASIGILSVRLQRVSVALDRIGDFLGKPSGTPPPVPVEKPKPKPVPAPGPAPRRDSGLRELTVRGLTARHPGTEHGVEDVDLTVVRGSVTVVTGGVGAGKSTLIQAVLGLVPHERGTVLWNGEPIADPASFLVPPRCGYTPQDPRLFSGTLRENILLGLPDEDGTVLGDAVHTAVLGPDVAAMRDGVDTVVGPRGLRLSGGQLQRTAIARMLARRPELLVLDDVSSALDPTTEQLLWSRLLDSPVTVLAVSHRPALLRAAAHVIVLGDGRVEATGTWDEILAESPGTRRLTTGPDHRDGPGPASD, from the coding sequence GTGACGGACACAGGTGCGCGGGCGCGGGGGGACACAGGGCCGCGGGGGGACATCGGGTCGCGGGGCACGTTCGGGCGGCTCGGGGTGGTGCTGCGCGGGTCGGCCGGGGCCTACTGGACCCTGACCGGGCTGTGGGTGCTGCTGCGGGCCGGGACTCTGGCGGTGGGGCTGCTGTTCCAGCGGCTGTTCGACGAGATCGGCGCCGGCGGCGGGGTCTGGCCGCTCATCGCCTGGGTGGCCGCGATCGAGGGGGCCCGGATGTGCCTCCAGTTCGGCGTGATGATCAACCGGCTGGAACCCCACGTCCAGTACGCCACGACCGCACGGCTGCGCCGCCGCCTGCTGGGCTCCGCCCTGCGCGGCCGGGGCGCCGCGGCCCGGACGGCTCCGGGGGAGTCGCTGCGCGTGGTGGGCGAGGACGTCGACGAGACCGGCTTCTTCGTGGCCTGGGCACCCACCAACCTCGCGCACTGGCTGTTCGTGGTCGCGGCGGTCACCGTCATGATGCGGATCGACGCGCTCGTCACGACCGCGCTGCTCGTGCTGCTGGTCCTGATCACCCTGGTCACCGCCGCGGTCCACGGCCGCTTCCTGCGCCACCGGCGGGCCACCCGCGCCGCGTCGGCCGAGGTCGCGGGCGCGCTGCGCGAGGCGTTCGGCGCCGTGAAGGCGGTGCAGGCGGCGGGCGCCGAGGACCATGTGGCCGCGCACATCGCCCGGTTGAACACCGCGCGGGCCGGGGCGGCGGTACGCGAGGAGCTCTTCGCGGGCGTCCAGCGGACGGTGATCGGCAACGCGGCGCCCCTGGGGATCGGCGTGGTGCTGCTGCTGACGGCGGGACGGGCGCACGAGGGCACCTTCAGCGTGGGTGACCTCGCGCTGTTCACCTTCTACCTCCAGATCCTCGCCGAGGCGCTGGCCTCGATCGGGATCCTGTCGGTACGGCTCCAGCGGGTCTCGGTGGCGCTGGACCGGATCGGCGACTTCCTGGGGAAGCCCTCGGGCACGCCGCCCCCGGTCCCCGTGGAAAAGCCGAAGCCGAAGCCGGTCCCCGCGCCCGGGCCCGCGCCCCGACGGGACTCCGGACTGCGGGAGTTGACCGTCCGAGGGCTGACCGCGCGGCACCCCGGCACGGAGCACGGCGTCGAGGACGTGGACCTCACCGTCGTACGCGGCTCGGTCACCGTGGTCACCGGAGGCGTCGGCGCGGGCAAGTCGACGCTGATCCAGGCCGTCCTCGGGCTGGTGCCGCACGAGCGGGGCACCGTGCTGTGGAACGGCGAGCCGATCGCCGACCCCGCGTCCTTCCTGGTGCCCCCGCGGTGCGGCTACACCCCCCAGGACCCGCGCCTGTTCAGCGGAACGCTGCGGGAGAACATCCTGCTGGGCCTGCCCGACGAGGACGGCACGGTGCTGGGGGACGCCGTGCACACCGCGGTCCTGGGACCCGACGTGGCGGCCATGCGGGACGGCGTCGACACCGTCGTGGGCCCCCGGGGCCTCAGGCTGTCCGGCGGCCAGCTCCAGCGGACGGCGATCGCCCGGATGCTGGCCCGCCGCCCCGAACTCCTGGTCCTGGACGACGTCTCCAGCGCCCTGGACCCCACGACCGAGCAACTCCTGTGGAGCAGACTCCTCGACAGCCCCGTCACCGTCCTCGCCGTCTCCCACCGGCCCGCCCTGCTGCGCGCCGCGGCCCACGTGATCGTCCTCGGGGACGGCCGCGTGGAGGCGACGGGAACCTGGGACGAGATCCTGGCCGAGTCCCCCGGGACACGCCGCCTCACCACGGGCCCCGACCACCGGGACGGCCCCGGTCCGGCCTCGGACTAG
- the hemA gene encoding 5-aminolevulinate synthase — translation MSGYMDFFARLAQETAERKREFLELGRIAGRFPAADTAHHGEISIWCSNDYLGMGQHPDVLTAMKHAIDECGAGSGGSRNIGGTNRYHVALEAELAALHGKSDAVLFTSGYSANEGALSVLAGRIDDCAVFSDQLNHASIIDGLRHSGAEKFIYRHNDCAHLEELLSGVDPQRPKLVVTESVHSMRGDIAPLAEIADLAKRYGAVTFLDEVHAVGMYGPEGAGIAAREGIDSEFTMIMGTLAKGFGMTGGYVTGPTMLMDAVRAFARSFIFTTALPPAVAAGALAAVRHLRASRSERDRLAANATLTHALLRERGIPFLSDETHIVSVLVGEDRLCKRMSALLLERHGAYVQAINAPSVPKGEEILRVAPSAVHDAADIRRFVDVLDGIWGELGAARR, via the coding sequence ATGTCCGGGTACATGGATTTCTTCGCACGCCTTGCGCAGGAAACAGCCGAGCGGAAAAGGGAGTTTCTGGAACTCGGCCGCATCGCGGGGCGCTTCCCGGCAGCCGATACCGCACATCATGGCGAGATCTCGATCTGGTGCAGCAACGACTACTTAGGTATGGGGCAGCACCCGGACGTCCTCACCGCGATGAAGCACGCGATCGACGAATGCGGTGCCGGTTCCGGGGGTTCACGCAACATCGGCGGGACGAACCGCTATCACGTCGCGTTGGAGGCGGAACTCGCCGCGCTGCACGGAAAGTCCGACGCGGTGCTGTTCACCTCCGGTTATTCCGCCAACGAGGGTGCGCTCTCGGTGCTCGCCGGACGCATCGACGACTGTGCCGTGTTCTCGGACCAGTTGAACCACGCGTCGATCATCGACGGTTTGCGGCACAGCGGGGCCGAGAAGTTCATCTACCGGCACAACGACTGCGCGCATCTGGAGGAACTGCTCTCCGGGGTCGATCCGCAGCGGCCGAAACTCGTCGTGACGGAATCCGTGCACTCGATGCGCGGTGACATCGCGCCACTCGCGGAGATCGCCGACCTCGCCAAGCGGTACGGGGCGGTGACGTTCCTGGACGAGGTGCACGCCGTCGGCATGTACGGACCGGAGGGCGCCGGGATCGCGGCGCGGGAGGGCATCGACTCCGAGTTCACCATGATCATGGGGACCCTGGCCAAGGGCTTCGGCATGACGGGCGGCTATGTCACCGGGCCCACCATGCTGATGGACGCGGTGCGGGCCTTCGCCCGCTCCTTCATCTTCACCACGGCGCTGCCGCCCGCCGTCGCGGCCGGCGCGCTGGCCGCCGTACGGCATCTGCGCGCCTCCCGGAGCGAGCGGGACCGGCTGGCGGCCAACGCCACGCTGACGCACGCCCTGTTGCGCGAGCGGGGCATCCCCTTCCTGTCCGACGAGACCCACATCGTGTCCGTCCTCGTCGGGGAGGACCGCCTCTGCAAGCGGATGTCCGCCCTGCTGCTGGAGCGGCACGGCGCCTACGTCCAGGCCATCAACGCGCCCAGCGTGCCCAAGGGCGAGGAGATCCTCCGCGTCGCCCCCTCCGCCGTGCACGATGCCGCCGACATCCGCCGGTTCGTCGACGTGCTGGACGGGATCTGGGGGGAGTTGGGCGCGGCTCGGCGGTGA
- a CDS encoding ABC transporter ATP-binding protein: MAGSPLRQLSVLIRYLRGERPSVLLLALLVPLGVGLQLVAPQMLRRFIDHTLTGSPADLLLAVAAWYLTAALGLLVVTVAGDAVAARLAWRGTNRLRADLVAHCLRRPSRFYQRHPPGELLDRVDGDVTRLTAVMSALVLEVLAQLLLVAGILGALFLLDWRLALVFAPFAAGTLLLLRGLVGRAMPFVAARQASSADLLGFLEERLAGAQDLRTNGAAAHTLADLEARQDELYRRAHRAARVSVRWPATVQSLSTVSVVLALGVSVWLHDRGQLSTGTAFACLSYAMLLRRPLLAVTTRFHDLEEAAVSVRRLTELLRRDEDEEGDGADGVEGAERKTAAPRTGRLPDGPLGARLDGVFFGYDPGEPVLRDVSFRLRPGERLGIVGRTGSGKSTVVRLLFGLQHPARGTVSVGDQDVAGLDPRALRRRVALVTQEVQILHATLRDNLTFYDPSVDDGRVRAALDEAGLTEWWRELPDGLDTVLGTGARGMSAGQEQLLALARVFLRDPAVVLMDEPTARLDPHTERLLMPAMGRLLEGRTAVVVQHRPHALRNVHRVLVLDGGAVVEHGEQTTLAADPTSRFHELLRTG, translated from the coding sequence TTGGCAGGCAGCCCGTTACGGCAGCTCTCCGTTCTGATCCGCTACCTGCGCGGGGAACGGCCGTCCGTTCTCCTTCTCGCACTGCTCGTCCCTCTCGGGGTGGGACTGCAACTCGTCGCGCCCCAGATGCTGCGCCGGTTCATCGACCACACGCTGACCGGGAGCCCGGCCGATCTCCTGCTGGCCGTCGCCGCCTGGTACCTGACGGCCGCGCTCGGTCTGCTCGTGGTGACCGTCGCCGGCGACGCCGTGGCCGCCCGGCTCGCCTGGCGCGGCACCAACCGGCTGCGCGCCGACCTGGTGGCCCACTGTCTGCGCCGGCCCTCCCGCTTCTACCAGCGCCATCCGCCCGGCGAACTCCTCGACCGCGTCGACGGCGACGTCACCCGCCTCACCGCGGTGATGTCCGCGCTGGTGCTGGAGGTGCTGGCCCAGTTGCTGCTGGTGGCCGGCATCCTCGGCGCCCTCTTCCTGCTCGACTGGCGACTGGCCCTGGTCTTCGCCCCGTTCGCGGCCGGCACCCTGCTGTTGCTGCGCGGACTCGTGGGCCGTGCCATGCCCTTCGTCGCCGCCCGCCAGGCCTCCTCCGCAGACCTCCTGGGCTTCCTGGAGGAACGTCTCGCCGGCGCCCAGGACCTGCGGACCAACGGGGCTGCCGCCCACACCCTGGCCGACCTGGAGGCCCGGCAGGACGAGCTGTACCGGCGGGCGCACCGCGCGGCCCGGGTCTCGGTCCGCTGGCCCGCCACCGTCCAGAGCCTGTCCACGGTCAGTGTCGTCCTCGCCCTCGGCGTCAGCGTCTGGCTGCACGACCGCGGCCAGCTCTCCACCGGCACGGCCTTCGCCTGCCTCTCCTACGCCATGCTGCTGCGCCGTCCGCTGCTGGCCGTCACCACCCGCTTCCACGACCTGGAGGAGGCCGCGGTCAGCGTGCGGCGCCTGACCGAACTGCTGCGCCGGGACGAGGATGAGGAGGGCGACGGGGCCGACGGGGTCGAGGGGGCCGAGCGGAAGACCGCCGCTCCGCGGACCGGGCGGCTGCCCGACGGGCCGCTGGGCGCCCGCCTCGACGGGGTCTTCTTCGGCTACGACCCGGGCGAACCGGTGCTGCGGGACGTCTCCTTCCGGCTGCGTCCCGGGGAGCGGCTCGGCATCGTCGGCCGCACCGGAAGCGGCAAGTCCACCGTCGTACGGCTGCTGTTCGGACTCCAGCACCCGGCCCGCGGCACCGTCAGCGTCGGCGACCAGGACGTGGCCGGGCTCGACCCGCGCGCGCTGCGCCGCCGCGTCGCCCTGGTCACCCAGGAGGTCCAGATCCTGCACGCCACCCTCCGCGACAACCTCACCTTCTACGACCCCTCGGTGGACGACGGCCGGGTGCGCGCCGCGCTGGACGAGGCCGGGCTCACCGAGTGGTGGCGGGAGCTGCCCGACGGACTGGACACCGTGCTGGGCACCGGAGCCCGCGGGATGTCCGCCGGCCAGGAGCAACTCCTCGCCCTCGCCCGGGTGTTCCTGCGCGACCCGGCCGTCGTCCTGATGGACGAGCCGACCGCCCGCCTCGACCCCCACACCGAACGGCTCCTCATGCCCGCGATGGGACGGCTTCTGGAGGGGCGCACCGCCGTCGTCGTCCAGCACCGGCCGCACGCCCTGCGCAACGTGCACCGCGTCCTCGTCCTCGACGGGGGCGCGGTGGTCGAGCACGGTGAACAGACCACCCTCGCCGCCGACCCGACCTCCCGCTTCCACGAACTGCTGCGAACCGGCTGA
- a CDS encoding long-chain-fatty-acid--CoA ligase, translated as MRGGATLSLVSVLADTAIRRPEHTALVSGPERISYGALWLAARRCATVLRERGVGPGDRVALLLPNTPAFPTAYFGVLALGATVVPVNALLKAEEIAYILRHSQARLLLCAGSLLGEGDPAARRADVPLMTVDAEAGDTGRPGPDALDALDVLAADAEPLGTPVPRAPDDIALVLYTSGTTGRPKGVLLSHLNLVMNIDTTALSPFAMEADDVLLGCLPLFHTFGQVCGMGTCFRVGATLVLTSRFTPDEALDLMVRERCTVLMGVPTMYLGLLEAAARDPRRPPLARAYSGGSALPVPVLQDIEATFGCPVYEGYGLTEASPCVAYNQPARPRRPGTVGRPVRGVEAEIARSGTEDRIVLLPAGEVGEIVVRGHNVMTGYLDDPEATAAVLVDGWLRTGDLGVKDAEGCLTIVDRKKDMIVRGGYNVYPREVEEVLTRHRSVARVAVVGVPDARYGQEVCAVVVPRPGAAPDAALAEEIVGWSRRHMAAYKYPRRVEFAATLPLGPSGKVLKRELAALLRPGTGGKS; from the coding sequence ATGAGGGGCGGCGCCACCCTCTCGCTGGTCTCCGTCCTCGCCGACACCGCGATCCGCCGCCCCGAGCACACGGCGCTGGTGTCCGGGCCCGAGCGCATCTCCTACGGCGCCCTGTGGCTGGCCGCACGCCGCTGCGCGACGGTGCTGCGCGAGCGGGGCGTCGGCCCCGGCGACCGGGTCGCGCTGCTGCTGCCCAACACCCCGGCCTTTCCCACCGCGTACTTCGGCGTCCTCGCGCTCGGCGCGACCGTCGTCCCGGTGAACGCGCTGCTGAAGGCCGAGGAGATCGCGTACATCCTCCGGCACTCGCAGGCCCGGCTCCTGCTGTGCGCGGGATCGCTGCTGGGGGAGGGGGACCCCGCGGCACGGCGCGCCGACGTGCCGCTGATGACGGTCGACGCGGAGGCCGGGGACACCGGGCGGCCGGGGCCCGACGCACTCGACGCGCTCGACGTTCTCGCGGCCGACGCCGAGCCCCTCGGCACCCCGGTGCCCCGCGCCCCGGACGACATCGCGCTGGTCCTCTACACCTCCGGCACCACCGGGCGCCCCAAGGGCGTCCTGCTCAGCCACCTCAACCTGGTCATGAACATCGACACGACGGCCCTGTCGCCCTTCGCCATGGAGGCCGACGACGTCCTGCTGGGCTGCCTGCCCCTGTTCCACACCTTCGGCCAGGTCTGCGGCATGGGGACGTGCTTCCGCGTCGGCGCCACCCTCGTGCTGACCTCCCGCTTCACCCCGGACGAGGCGCTCGACCTGATGGTCCGTGAGCGCTGCACGGTCCTCATGGGCGTCCCGACCATGTATCTCGGGCTGCTGGAGGCCGCGGCCCGGGACCCCCGCCGCCCGCCACTGGCCCGGGCCTACTCCGGCGGCTCGGCCCTGCCGGTGCCGGTGCTCCAGGACATCGAGGCCACCTTCGGCTGTCCCGTCTACGAGGGCTACGGCCTGACCGAGGCCTCCCCCTGCGTCGCCTACAACCAGCCCGCCCGGCCCCGGCGGCCGGGCACCGTGGGCCGTCCCGTCCGGGGTGTGGAGGCGGAGATCGCCCGGTCCGGCACCGAGGACCGGATCGTCCTGCTCCCGGCGGGCGAGGTCGGCGAGATCGTGGTCCGCGGACACAACGTCATGACCGGCTACCTCGACGACCCCGAGGCCACCGCGGCCGTCCTGGTCGACGGCTGGCTGCGCACCGGCGACCTCGGCGTGAAGGACGCCGAGGGCTGTCTGACGATCGTCGACCGCAAGAAGGACATGATCGTGCGGGGCGGGTACAACGTGTACCCGCGCGAGGTGGAGGAGGTCCTCACCCGCCACCGGTCCGTGGCCCGGGTCGCGGTCGTCGGCGTCCCGGACGCCCGCTACGGCCAGGAGGTGTGCGCGGTGGTCGTGCCCCGGCCCGGCGCCGCGCCGGACGCGGCCCTGGCCGAGGAGATCGTCGGCTGGTCACGCCGTCACATGGCCGCCTACAAGTACCCGCGCCGCGTGGAGTTCGCCGCCACGCTGCCCCTCGGCCCGAGCGGAAAGGTCCTCAAACGGGAACTCGCGGCCCTGCTGAGGCCGGGAACGGGCGGAAAATCCTGA